A stretch of DNA from Nocardioides sp. Arc9.136:
CCCATCGCGCAGGTGCCGACGGGGTGGTAGAGCGTCTGGGTGTAGCTCCGGACGTGCTCGACGACCTGCGCGTCGGTCGGGTCCTCGCCCCAGGTCTCCATCGTCGGCAGGCCGGGGCCGGTGACGTGGTCGGCCAGCGGCCCCGTGGCGACGGTCTCGAGCATCCGGCGCACGCCGGCCGTCATCGCGTCGAGGTCCGCCTGGTCGTCGTAGTAGCCCGGGTCGATCTCGGGGTGCCAGCGCGGGTCGGTCGAGCGCAGCCGCAGGGCCCCCCGGCTCGCGACCGAGACCAGCGTCGGTGCGACGGTGACCTTCCGGGCGGTCGCCTCGTGCAGCCCGTTGTCGTAGAAGCCGGTCGGCGCGACGTGGACCTGCAGGTCCGGTGCGGCCAGATCGTCGCGGGTGCGCCAGAAGCCGCCCCCCTCGCCGATGTTGGAGACCAGGGGGCCGGTGCCGGTGGCCTTCGCGCGCGCCAGCTGCAGCAGGTTGTTGTGGTCCATCAGGTCGCTGGTGCCGCGGGTGGCGAAGACGAGCGGCACGGCCGGGTGGTCGTGCAGGTTCTGCCCGACGCCGGGCAGGTCGACGACCACGTCGACGCCCACCTCCCGCAGGTGCGCGCCCGGCCCGATGCCGGAGAGCATCAAGAGCTGCGGGGAGTTCACCGCCCCTCCCGCGAGCACCACCTCCCCCTCGACGTACGCCGTGCGCGTGCCGGCGCCGTGCTGGTAGGCGACGCCCACGGCGCGGCCGCCCTCGACGACGACCCGCTCGGCGAGGGCCCCGGTGCGGACCGTCAGGTTGGGACGGTCGGCCGCGGGGTCGAGGTAGGCCCGGGCCGTCGACCAGCGGCGGCCCTTGCGGCAGGTGACCTGGTAGAGCCCGGCACCCTCCTGCTCGGCGCCGTTGAAGTCGTCGGTCGGCTTGAAGCCGGCGGCGACGGCCGACTCGACCCAGGCGGTGGTCAGCGGATGGGTGTAGCGACGGTCCTCCACGTGCAGCGGTCCGTCCTGGCCGTGGAAGGGCCCGGCCAGGCGGGTGTTGCCCTCCGCGCGGACGAAGTACGGCAGCACGTCGTCGTAGCCCCAGCCGGTCGCGCCGTACGCGTCGCGCCAGGTGTCGTAGTCCGCCCGGTTGCCGCGGATGTAGATCATCGCGTTCATCGACGAGCAGCCGCCGAGCGCCTTCATCCTCGGCCAGTAGGCGCGGCGGCTCTCGAGCTGCTTCTGCTCCGAGGTCTGGTAGTTCCAGTCCCACCGCGTCTTGAACAGGTTCGCGAACGCCGCCGGGATGCTGATCTCGTCGGCGTCGGCCGCCCCGCCGGCCTCCAGGAGCAGCACCGAGACCGACGGGTCCTCGGTCAGCCGTGCGGCGACGACCGCGCCGGCGCTGCCGGCTCCGACCACCACGTGGGTGAAGACTTCCCGGTCCGGCACGACGTCCTCCTCGGCTCGCGCGTCACCGGCGGCGTCGCCGGGACGGTGCGGGGAACACTAGGCCGGGTGACGGCGATCACCAAGGGCCGCGTCCAGATCGGACGCGGCCCTCGGCAACGGTGGATCGGTCCTGCTCAGAGTTCTCAGAGGTCCTCGTCGGCGACCACGTGCACCGCGGCCTCCTCGGCGCTCGCGGCGGCGCCGTCGATGCCGACGTCGCCGGCCACCAGGTCCTTCTCGGTGTCGGTCCGGGCACCCTCGTCGGACTCGACCAGGCGGCCGGCGCGCTCGTCGCCGACCTGGGCGCCCTCGCGGATCACGTCGTTGAGCTCACCGCGGTCGGCCTCCTGCTCGGCCTGCTCGTACGGGTCGGGCTCGGGGATCTCCTGCTCGAGCCGCTGCTCGAAGGTCTCGCCCATGCTCTCCTCGAGCGGGGTGTTGCCGTAGCCCTGGGCGACCGACCACTTCTCCGGCGGGCTGTAGCCCTCGTCGAGGGGCTCGCCGATGTCGGTGTTCTCCTGCACCAGGCTGTCGCCCGAGCTCTGCGGCTGCGTCTCGTCGTCGACGCTGTAGCCGTGGTAGCTCTCGTTGTCGCTGGCGTCCTGGGTGACGTCGACGGACGGGTCGGTGCCGAGGGCTGCGGAGTCGTCGTTCTGGCTCATGGGGACCCGGTACCCGACCTCGGCACGGCTATCGGTCGACGCACCTCACACCCCTGCCGCGCATCCGCCCGCCTGGGCAAGGGCCGCCTCCCGCAGCTCCTGGTGTCAGGAGGCGAAGACGATCTGAGCGGTCACCCGGACCGTGCCGTCGTCCAGGTCGACCCCCCACTGCTCGCAGACGTGGTCGACGATGGCCAACCCACGACCCCGGGCGGCGAACTGGGACGCCTCGCCCGGCTGGAACCGGTCGAGGACCTCCTCGCCCACCTCGGGGTCGACGTCGCCCGCCACGGTCAGCCGGGCCCCGGTGTCGTAGAGGCACCACGTCGCCTCGACGTGGCCGCAGCCGTGGGGCGGGCCGTGCTCGACGGCGTTGCTGGCCAGCTCGGAGAAGACCAGGACCACGTCCTGGGCCGCACGCCGGTCCAGCTCGGCCTGCTCGAGGTCCTGGACCAGGGCTCGGCGCGCGTCGGCCACCGCGGCCAGGTCGTGCCACAGGTGCACGCGGGTGCACGGGTCCTGCTCGAGGGCGGTCATGCACCCCCGGTGAGCGGACCCGGCCCGCCCCAAACGGGCGAGGCGCTGCGCTCAGCCCTCCTGCTCGCCGCGCCACCGCAGGTAGAACACGGTGAGGAAGGCGACGAGCAGCGGCCCGAACGCGAGGAGCAGCACGAGGAACCCCTCGCCCCCGTGCAGGGCGCCCATGTGCAGCGGCGCGGTCGGCCCGACCGTCATGCCGGCACCTTCGGGGCGGTCACGGAGCCCACGTCCGGACGCGTCGCCCGCGCGAACCGGGTGACGCCCCAGCCCAGGCCCAGGACCAGGGCGAGGGAGCAGAGCAGGACCACCGAGCCCGCCGCGAGCCACAGCCACCCCGGGACGTCGTCGGAGAGCTCGCGCTGGAGCAGCAGCTTCTCCTCGTCGAAGGGGCGCGTGCCGTCCTCGACCGGGATCTCCGGCTCACCGAGCGCGGTGTCCTCGGGCAGGTAGACCGGCATCGCGGTGAGGTCACGGCCGTCGTGCAGCCGCACCATGGTCTTCCAGCCGTCGTCGGCCGGCACCGACCGGGTCGTGCGCCACACCCCGGGGCCGGTCTCCTCGAGGTGGTCGACGACCAGCCCCTCGCTCCCCTGGCCGCCCTGCCACCCGGTGACGGTGAGCCAGGCCGGCGCCCCGGAGACGGCGTCCTGGTCGAGGCGCACCTCGAGGTCGACCTCCCCACCGCCCGCGTCGGCCACCGCGACGGTGCCCTCCAGGTCGCTGGGCTGGGTCGCGAGCACCCCGTTGGTCGCACACGCGGCGATCGCGGCCAGCGCGAGCGCAAAGAGCAGCCGCGGACGCAGGGCGTCGGGCAGGTCGCGCCGCAGACCCCGAACCAGCAGCCCGCCGAGCAGGCCGGCGGCAGCACCGGCCACGGTCGCCATGGCGACACCCTCGACCGCGATGTCCGAGGTCCACGGGAGGGGGAACGCGACCTGGGTCCAGGCGTGCTCCGCGGCGTACCCCACGGTGCCGATGAGGACGCCGCTGGTCACGCCGAAGGCGACGGGACGGTGCGCGAGCCGGAGGGCGACCAGCTCGACGACGACCGCCTCGGCGAGGTAGAGCGGCACCGAGGCCCACAGCTCGCCGAGCACCGGGCCGACGACGACGCTCACGCCGCCGCGGACCACGAGGTAGAACAGCACCGCGGCGATCGCCGCGCCCCGGCCGATCCACAGCCGGGCGACGACCAGGCTGAAGGCCGCGGCGAGCGCGATGAGGAAGGGCTGGAGCACCAGGCGGAACTGCGGCACCCCGAAGTCGAACTCCGCCTGGAACACGCTCATCCCGATCAGCAGACCGCCGACCAGGCACGCCTTGAGCACGTACGTCGCCACCGGGCTGGTCCGCCTGCCGGTGCGCTCGGTGGCCGTGCGGCCCTCCTCGAACAGCACCGCCATCGCCACCAGCGACAGACCGGCGCCCCCGATGAGCATCAGGTGGGTCGGGCCCCACAGGGTCACGTCCTGGCCGAAGATCCGGTGCCACACGTCGTCGAGCGGGAAGCCCAGGAGCGCGTAGGTGCCTGCTCCGGTGAGCAGCACGCCGCCGGCCGGGGCGTTCCACCCCGGGGCGAGGCGCACGCCCGAGGGCCCGA
This window harbors:
- a CDS encoding GMC family oxidoreductase — translated: MPDREVFTHVVVGAGSAGAVVAARLTEDPSVSVLLLEAGGAADADEISIPAAFANLFKTRWDWNYQTSEQKQLESRRAYWPRMKALGGCSSMNAMIYIRGNRADYDTWRDAYGATGWGYDDVLPYFVRAEGNTRLAGPFHGQDGPLHVEDRRYTHPLTTAWVESAVAAGFKPTDDFNGAEQEGAGLYQVTCRKGRRWSTARAYLDPAADRPNLTVRTGALAERVVVEGGRAVGVAYQHGAGTRTAYVEGEVVLAGGAVNSPQLLMLSGIGPGAHLREVGVDVVVDLPGVGQNLHDHPAVPLVFATRGTSDLMDHNNLLQLARAKATGTGPLVSNIGEGGGFWRTRDDLAAPDLQVHVAPTGFYDNGLHEATARKVTVAPTLVSVASRGALRLRSTDPRWHPEIDPGYYDDQADLDAMTAGVRRMLETVATGPLADHVTGPGLPTMETWGEDPTDAQVVEHVRSYTQTLYHPVGTCAMGDDERSVVDPELRVRGVDGLRVADASVMPMVTRGNTNAPTIMIGERAADLLRGKALR
- a CDS encoding DUF5709 domain-containing protein yields the protein MSQNDDSAALGTDPSVDVTQDASDNESYHGYSVDDETQPQSSGDSLVQENTDIGEPLDEGYSPPEKWSVAQGYGNTPLEESMGETFEQRLEQEIPEPDPYEQAEQEADRGELNDVIREGAQVGDERAGRLVESDEGARTDTEKDLVAGDVGIDGAAASAEEAAVHVVADEDL
- a CDS encoding ATP-binding protein, with protein sequence MTALEQDPCTRVHLWHDLAAVADARRALVQDLEQAELDRRAAQDVVLVFSELASNAVEHGPPHGCGHVEATWCLYDTGARLTVAGDVDPEVGEEVLDRFQPGEASQFAARGRGLAIVDHVCEQWGVDLDDGTVRVTAQIVFAS